In Mytilus edulis chromosome 4, xbMytEdul2.2, whole genome shotgun sequence, the following proteins share a genomic window:
- the LOC139521862 gene encoding tripartite motif-containing protein 12A-like, protein MFSDDVQLKEIMDTATNALCIICDAQHVTKCANFWCPECDDALCTECNSHHSISKASRHHSVIQIEDYRKLPTDISSIVHHCIEHEKTLQMYCPRHDQPCCLLCISTTHKDCTGLLTIEEMAKTSKSKGLLESLQKSLDDLKGNIDSIVKDRQLNLANIEHQKNDIYSVIKRLRENINSHFDKLEQEIRKELKATGCDLKMKIEELLKELGEKSEKITMLQNNILDFKNHASDVQILIGSKTLEKKIDSVETYVQSLSEDERLKQLSLKCTYNEGIEGLLTNLVSFGSASVESSPRSVEIKLEKNRQAQIISSSTVWERNCTIF, encoded by the exons ATGTTCAGCGACGACGTTCAACTAAAAG aaataatggACACTGCAACAAATGCTCTCTGTATAATTTGTGACGCCCAACATGTTACGAAATGTGCCAATTTCTGGTGCCCAGAGTGTGATGATGCGTTGTGTACCGAATGTAACAGCCATCATAGTATTTCCAAAGCAAGTCGACATCATAGTGTTATTCAAATAGAGGACTACCGGAAATTGCCCACTGATATTTCAAGTATAGTCCACCACTGCATTGAACATGAGAAAACACTTCAAATGTACTGTCCCCGTCATGATCAACCGTGTTGTCTTTTATGCATTTCAACAACTCACAAAGATTGTACAGGGTTGTTAACCATTGAGGAAATGGCGAAAACTTCTAAATCGAAAGGTTTGTTGGAAAGTCTACAAAAATCGCTAGATGATCTGAAAGGCAACATCGATAGTATAGTGAAAGACAGGCAACTGAATCTTGCTAATATTGAACACCAAAAAAACGACATTTACTCTGTCATTAAACGTCTACGCGAAAACATAAATTCCCATTTCGATAAATTAGAACAAGAGATCCGTAAAGAATTGAAAGCTACTGGGTGCGATTTGAAGATGAAAATCGAGGAACTGCTCAAAGAACTTGGGGAAAAGTCAGAAAAGATAACAATGTTACAAAATAACATTCTAGATTTTAAGAATCATGCATCCGACGTGCAAATTTTGATAGGTAGTAAAACGCTTGAGAAGAAAATCGACTCTGTAGAGACCTACGTTCAGTCATTATCAGAAGATGAACGTTTGAAACAGCTTTCCTTGAAATGTACTTATAATGAAGGGATTGAGGGCTTACTGACAAACCTCGTGTCATTTGGATCAGCATCAGTTGAATCTAGTCCACGATCAGTTGAAATCAAATTAGAAAAGAACAGACAAGCTCAGATAATATCCAGCagcacagtgtgggaacggaactgtacgattttttaa